The genomic stretch AAGGCACTGACTTTAAACTCAGAGAAATTTGAGATgctggtatttatttatatagaggttgtttggagaaaaatgtgtatataatgataaaaatgaatataaaatgtttgcGGTCgagtagctgaatgaatctatTTAATTGTGGCATGTGTGCGTTGGTGGTGTTTGTTACTGTGAAGTGTGTATTAACAGGTATTTTGTGTAATCTGTAAACACTCGGGGGAATTGAATTGATGGGCGATAAAAGTGATTGTGACAGAAATTCATCACGGGACGAACTTTACACTTAATTCcgtattttatttaactataaaGGGAACTGGATGTTTCTGTCTGACTGAAGCTCCATGTTTTTGCTGTGAATCTGTATCTCCTCACCTCGTTTTATTATGATCGCTATTTGAGATATGAAGGATGTTGATATTAAAGTGAGATCAGCGATCGATTGAGTTTAtaaaacacgtgtaaaacaCCAAGTTCCTGATTGTGTGTGAATCTTTacaatgtgaaataaatgtatataaataaaaactgatttgtctgtgaatcttttttttctttactttttttattaaaaatattatctaAACTAATTCTTTATTcataacaattttatttatggatttttaataatattttcagtGTGGGATCTCGTGCGCACTGGTGATCTGCTGAAgtgggtttgttttttatatccaatcaaatttatattcaaatctgttcaaattaacaaaaaatatatatttatcttaaaaattattaacaagaaataacgctttatatgtgtgtgtgtgtgtgtgtgtgtgcgcaaacagaattttattccacttttattttatcaataaaatttacttaaatcaacatttatttcttttaaagagaactaaaataaattttatttaaatattttttgaggAATTTGCTCTTTttggttaaagaaaaaataaatggttattatttatttagtattttactGAACtgtcaatatttacatttattacattttttggaaggaatttacattaattttaaattgttttggaaaaaaagttTCTGTTCAGTAGATTTATTATACCAATCAATAATTCAACTAAATTACTGAGTGTAAATATCAAACCTTCAGCTGCGTTTCTACTGAAGTCCTCAGGTGAGGTTTATGAGGACAttttctctctcgttctctctctctctctctctctctctctctctctctctctctctctctctctctctctctctctctctctctctctctctctctctctctctcaaacttcTGACCCTTTTTAGGTTCCACTTTTCCTTATTTCTTGTTGTTTCCTGTTCTCATTATTCTGATGGATCTCATTAGAATGTGATTTCACATCATTTCATTTAATCTCATTTCATTCTGAGGGTTTCCCTCTTCCTGCTTAGGCTGCGTGTCTGATCTCAGAGCTGCGTGTCTGATTTCAGAGCTGCGTGTCTGATCTCAGAGCTGTGTATCAGCTGTTTGCTGGATGTGTTTCTCAGTGAAGGTGGTGGAGCAGTTTAGTGGGTCATGAGTGTGATGGAGACGTGTGGAGATCTGAGCAGAAGGGTGAAGAACCATCTGTTAAAGCTGCAGGCTCTTTTACGCACAAACTGGGTTCATGATCTGATGatcagagaagaagagagaagcaAAGCCACTGAGGTAGAAAGAAAACCATTCAAACACAAACCACCAGAAGTCCAGAAAGATccaatttattttactgtagttTCTTACTTTAATCTTCTAATCTAATCTCATACCATCTCACTCCACCTCACACCACCACTAAACTAAACtactgtttgtgtgtctgagagagtatgtgtcattttgtgtgtgtgtgtgtgtgtgtgtgtgtgtgtatatatatatatatatatatatatatatatatatatatatatatatatatatatatatatatatatatatatatatactgtatatgtgtgtgtgtgtgtgtgtgtgtatatatatatatatatatatatatatatatatatatatatatatatatatatatatatatatatgtatgtgtttgtgtgtgtgtctgtctgtctgtcttctctcactctatcttcTCTCTTAATAAACATTTCCACGTGTACTGGTATTTTTGAGATAAATTCTGGAAGAAAGCTGTAGTTGATTCTTTAATCTCCTGCACTAATGCACCTGGGTGTTTTCCTCCTGCAGTAACTCTGCTGTTGTGTAGTCAGTGTGAGACCAGACCTTCACACTCAGAGCGACAGAAtgtgaggaggagaaaaaactcGAGCTGCAGGGAATCATCACAACTTCTTTTAATAACTGAAGCATGGATCTATTGTCCCTGAGGGGCTTCAGAAACTCTGAATTCAgactggtgtttgtgtgtgtgtgtgtgtgtgtgtgtgtgtgtgtgtgtgtgtgtgtatgtatgtgttttgtgtgtttatatctgtgtgtgtgtgtgtgtgtgtatgtggtgtttgtgtgtgtgtgttttgtgtgttatatctgtgtgtgttgtaagtgtgtgtgtgtttgtatgtgttttgtgtgtttatatctgtgtgtgtgtgtgtgtgtgtgtgtgtgtttgtatgtgtgttttgtgtgtttatatctgtgtgtgtgttgtaagtgtgtgtgtgtgtgtgtgtgtatgtatgtatgtgtttttgtgttatatctgtgtgtgtttgtaagtgtgtgtgtgtgtgtgtgtttgtatgtgtgttttgtgtgttatatctgtgtgtgtgtgtgtgtgtgtgtgttgtatgtgtgttttgtgtgtttatatctgtgtgtgtgtttgtaagtgtgtgtgtatgtgtgtgtgtgtgtgtgtatgtatgtgtgttttgtgtgtttatatctgtgtgtgtgtgtgtgtgtgtgtgtgtgtgttttgtgtgttatatctgtgtgtgtgtgtgtgtgtgtgtgtgtgtgtgtgtgtgtgtgtgtgtgtgtgtgtgtgtgtgtgtgtgtgtgtgtgctcatgtgCGTTGAgtagaaaagaaatgaatagtTTTTTGTGacgactcgttcaaaatgaatgaatcattcATGAACATCCCTGTGAACGAACAATTACTATGAtaatactatatacacacacacacacacacacacacacacacacacacacacacacacacaatatttcataggttttatttacatatttgaaaACTTTAACAGAAACAAATGGAGATTTCAGTAAACGTTACGTCATTAAAGGTTCAATTTCACATTAAATATTACTGAtgaacgatgatgatgatgatgatgatgatgaggtgtaacttctcctctctctacacacactcacacactcctattCCACTCCTTTCATAAAGTCCATAaactctaaaacacacacaaataaacagtatgtaatgtaaataaatacgtATATATCAGCAAATTAATAacctgaaaacaaacaaacaaataaacaactggactataaataaataaataaacaacaggaATAACAACAGTAatctaaataaatcaacaaataaataaacaacaggaatataactattaaaataaatattattttagtttaCAGTAAATTGCAGTTGCGCCTCATGAACTCATTAATCTtcatttcattctgtttcttttctatattcttattttttatacaaacttttaaacatttcgatttatgatgaaatttttgtaaaacatttaaatgatggATAATTTCTTAGAATCTCAACGCACTACAATGATTATGTAATTAATGAATCCCTCAATCAAGcaactaatcaataataaaatgcactgaAACTGAATCACATTTAAAAGTAACACATGAAACATCAGCAGGTGGAAAAAGACATTTCTGGCTCAAAATCTATGATGAAATTTTCTCGACAAATGAAACCTGAATAACGAGAAACTTCGTTCATTAAAACGCCTCTCaaactgtgatgtcacagtgggCGGagttaattataatattttaccaTCATAGTCAATTTTTCCATCATCATTCTTGTCTCCATCATTCATCAGCTCATCAATATCATCCTCAGTGATGCTCTCTCCAGTCTCCTCCAGCATCATCTTCAACTCCTCCAGGTCTATATAACCATCCtcattcctacacacacacacacacacacacacacacacacaaaacagtgtgAACTCTAAACCAGTTTAGATGAAACCCTGTGTCTGTGGTAAgattgacgtgtgtgtgtgtgtgtgtgtgtgtgtgtgtgtgtgtgtgtgtgtgtcatagtTTTGATGATGTTAAACCTGTCAAACATGCGGAAAAGTTCAGCCAGTTCCTCTTCAGATTTCCCTTTACTGTCATCTTTCATACatctcaccatcatcaccaggAACTCCTCAAAGTCAACCGTTCCActgcctgaacacacacacacacacacacacacacacatacatagatacagtataaacacacacacacacacacacacacacacacacacacacacacacacagaagatgCTCAACAGTGCATtaatcagggtgtgtgtgtttatactgtatctatgtgtgtgtgtgtgtgtgtgtgtgtgtgtgtgtgtgtgtgtttatactgtatctatgtatgtgtgtgtgtgtgtgtgtgtgtgtgtgtgtgtgtgtgtgtgtgtgtgtgtgtgtgtgttttaccatCCTCATCCACTTCATCGATCATCTCGTGCAGTTCCTCAGGTGTGGGGTTCTGTCCCAGCATCCTCATCACCTTTCCCAGCTCCTTGGTGCTGATGCAGCCGTCTTCAGCGTCCTGCACGAAGATGTCAAATGCGGCGCGGAATTCTGCAGAACATCTCAAAGGTCTCAGCTGGAGTTAAGTGCGTATGTATTCACCCCCCTCTTCCCAACATTTTACAatgtactttattatttttaggcCATGTGACCTCTGATGCACATgaaagtgatatatatatatatatatatataatggtgtAAAAATATATGGATGAACTAACAGTGTTTCTTCTACTCACCATTTTTCTGCTCATCAGTGAGCTGTTCTACCTGAAATGATCACAGATCATCataaattttctcttcatttactgtaatgcatctcacacacatcccCATCTACATCCACATTCAGTCAGTGCAGGTCGTGTATTTCACCCCTAGACCTTCAGTGATGTTCAGCCTgaaccaatccacctcttaatccccatcattatgatgccgtGTCTCCAGAACCCATCAGtgttatagagaagtgcagaagatcagagctgcatcacacacaggatctcatccAGTCACaatgaacatcatcactaaagcaacaaacacaatgatcacaattcaacacgtctcctttcactggagccacaactgcacctccacatacatcatctccagcagaaacacacacacacacaccacacacacacacacacacacacacacacacacacacacacacacacacctccacatacatcatctccagcagaaacacacacacacacacacacacacacacacacacacacctccacatacatcatctcagcagaaacacacacacacacacacacacacacacacacacacacacacacctccacatacatcatctcagcagaaacacacacacacacacacacacacacacacacatatatacacacacacacacacacacacacacatacacacacacacacacacacacacacacacacacacctccacatacatcatctccagcacacacacacacacatacatcatctccagcacacacacacacacacacctccacatacatcatctcagcagaaacacacacacacacacacacacacacacacacacacacacacacacacacacctacatacatcatctccagcagaaacacacacacacacacacacacacacacacacacacacactccacatacatcatctagcggaaacacacacacacacacacacacacacacacacacacacacacacacacgtccacatacatcatctcagcagaaacacacacacacacacacacacacacacacacacacacacacacacctacatacatcatctcagcagaaacacacacacacacacacacacacacacacacacacacacacacacacacctccacatacatcatctccagaaacacacacacacacacacacacacacacatacacacacacacacacacacacacacacacacacacacacacacacacacacacacacacacacacacacacacacacacacacacacacaaactcattaCGGGGTTCCTGCGTTTCTGTGTAATGTTTCTGtatattacagttttcctgaggatttaaaatgaagataaattgtgtgtttttgtgtgaattctacagggaaaatacacaaaagtataaacagGTCATGATAAAGTTCAACAACTGTTTCAAACTGTTTTGGTGACTTTTCCTCACCATGTCcagttttcagtaaaaaaataaaaaaacagccttaaatccacatgaacataatgaagattgtgcagtttgctacagatgcagtttgtgagctctgaATAGTgacgctctctgaccatccaattgAAGGACGtaaaaatgctgacgttattAGACGCCTGCTAGAGGACATCAGTGTCACCAACAAAGCAATCTGAATGGTTACAACAGCCTCAAACATCAACAGACACTACATCAACAGCATGGTGGAATCACAGTGGATCCTTTTGACTCTGACTATATTTGATGTTacgtctgaaatctgattggagaGAAACTctaacagaaacagaaactaTTCGAAGtagtgcaacacacacacacacacacacaaacacacgcagacacacacacacacacacacacgcagacacacacacacacacacacacacacacacgcagacacgcagacacacacacatgcagacacacacacacacacaaacacacacagacacatgcagacacacacacacacacacatgcagacacacacacacacacacacacacacacacacacacaaacacacagacacatgcagacacacacacacacacacacacacacacacacacacacacacaaacacacacagacacacgcagacacacacacacacacacacatacacatgcagacacacacacacacaaacacacaaacacacgcagacacacgcagacacacacacctccacatacatcgtctccagcagaaacacacacacacacacacacacacatgcagacacacaaacTGATAGTGCAGCAATTAGTAGATGTTTTTATCAGGAGCTGGTGTGTTTCCTTAAATGAACGTGGGACAgaaaggcagtgtgtgtgtgtgtgtgtgtgtgtgtgtgtgtgtgtgtgtgtgtgtgtgtgtgtgtgtgtgtgtgtgtgtgtgtgtgtgtgtgtgtgtgtgtgcagagtgaGGGGGGTTTAAGAGGCTTTTATCAGAGCTGATAAGTGCTGAAGTGtgaatatatttaaacacaacTTCATCACAGGAGCACAGTTTACACGTCACAAATACCCACTGATTCCACTGCTGCCAGAAAAACACCACGGGTTCTCCAAACCTCTGAGTTTTACAAACTTCTCCACGGGTTTTCCAAACCTCTGAGTTTTACAAACTTCTTCACGGGTTCTCCAAACCTCTGAGTTTTACAAACTTCTCCACGGGTTCTCCAAACCTCTGAGTTTTACAAACTTCTCCACGGGTTCTCCAAACCTCTGAGTTTTACAAACTTCTCCACGGGTTCTCCAAACCTCTTAGTTTTACAAACTTCTCCACGGGTTCTCCAAACCTCTGAGTTTTACAAACTTCTCACGGGTTCTCCAAACCTCTGAGTTTTACAAACTTCTCCACGGGTTCTCCAAACCTCTTAGTTTTACAAACTTCTCCACGGGTTCTCCAAACCTCTGAGTTTTACAAACTTCTCCACGGGTTCTCCAAACCTCTGAGTTTTACAAACTTCTCCACGGGTTTTCCAAACCTCTGAGTTTTACAAACTTCTCCACGGGTTCTCCAAACCTCTGAGTTTTACAAACTTCTCCACGGGTTCTCCAAACCTCTGAGTTTTACAAACTTCTACACCTCTCTGAGCTTATCAAATATTACCACATGTTCAcctaaaatctccacaagtctCCACAATGTTCTCGAAACATGTAGAAGAAGAACGTTCTTCTACAAACATCCCCCTTTTGAACCTCATCATAATTCCTGCAGAACACAttcatgtatttgtttaattgaattatttgtataaaaatgtgctttaattAAACATATGTAGTACTTATTTATACAGTTGATTGATATTCTGTAGAGTTTCTGTGAAACGTGTGAAACGTGTGATTGTTTTATGGTGTGAGACACACgtccatgttccttttgtttctacgCACAAAACTCAGTAATGTAACAGTCTGAAGATTCACTTTAAACAAACATATCAATAAATCTTCAGATGTTCAACTATTTtcagtgtaaaatcctccattagcatgaagaacagcttcacacactttcagcatctccaaacattcagctaaaacaaGTTGCTGTGTCTCCTGTAAAACCTGCCAAAGTTGTTCTTCAGATGATGGAGATTTGTTTCTTGTGATcatcatcccagagcagttcagtgcACGTGTCCAGAACAGTGGTTTAGGTGTGGTGACCTTCACCTCGTTCCATGATCCATATCACTCCAGATGACTCTGAAgaacacttacagaactcacACAAACATC from Silurus meridionalis isolate SWU-2019-XX chromosome 16, ASM1480568v1, whole genome shotgun sequence encodes the following:
- the tnnc1a gene encoding troponin C type 1a (slow), producing MNDIYKAAVEQLTDEQKNEFRAAFDIFVQDAEDGCISTKELGKVMRMLGQNPTPEELHEMIDEVDEDGSGTVDFEEFLVMMVRCMKDDSKGKSEEELAELFRMFDRNEDGYIDLEELKMMLEETGESITEDDIDELMNDGDKNDDGKIDYDEFMDFMKGVE